The following are encoded in a window of Brevibacillus ruminantium genomic DNA:
- a CDS encoding 6-phosphofructokinase → MTGNCLIAQSGGPTAVINNSLYGIIEESLQSPQIQKVYGARRGVYGLLNQDYIDLGQLSKPQLEMLRMTPGAALGSWRYKLSTHEIEIIVAHMQANDIRYFYYIGGNGSMHVAHLIHQAAQKKGYELNVIGVPKTVDNDLTQTDHSPGFGSAAKFLATSILDMSMDIMSLPKSNRITIVETMGRNTGWLAASCALGMQQETGIPLLIYIPESPFCEEKFLRDVQKKYEQHGSALVIVSEGIRDGAGRLIADSALVRDAVGRPQLGGVAGYLKDVITTQGAGLSARYILPSIWQRSGMMFSSGVDVEEAYLAGKHACYHAKQGINGAMVTLQRKKRPFYAVEYGSVPLKEVAGKEKLFPLEWYDADSHFVKAEFFDYIYPLIQGEVSIPMKNGLPAYQYFIS, encoded by the coding sequence ATGACCGGAAACTGCCTGATCGCTCAATCCGGTGGACCAACCGCTGTTATCAACAATTCATTGTACGGAATCATTGAGGAGTCTCTTCAGTCGCCGCAGATCCAGAAAGTCTATGGGGCGAGAAGAGGGGTGTACGGTCTGCTCAACCAGGACTACATTGATCTAGGTCAATTGTCCAAACCGCAGCTAGAGATGCTGAGAATGACGCCGGGCGCGGCGCTCGGCTCCTGGCGCTACAAGCTGAGCACCCACGAGATCGAGATTATCGTCGCTCACATGCAGGCGAACGACATTCGCTACTTTTACTATATCGGCGGGAACGGATCGATGCATGTCGCTCATCTGATCCATCAGGCTGCCCAGAAAAAAGGGTACGAGTTGAATGTGATCGGGGTTCCGAAAACGGTAGACAACGATTTGACGCAAACCGATCATTCACCCGGGTTTGGCAGCGCAGCCAAATTTCTTGCCACCTCCATCCTCGACATGTCCATGGACATCATGAGCTTGCCGAAAAGCAATCGCATTACGATTGTCGAGACGATGGGGCGCAATACCGGCTGGCTGGCGGCCTCGTGCGCACTGGGAATGCAGCAGGAAACAGGCATACCGCTATTGATCTACATTCCGGAATCGCCTTTTTGCGAAGAAAAGTTTTTGCGCGATGTGCAAAAAAAGTACGAGCAGCACGGTTCAGCCCTGGTCATTGTCTCAGAAGGCATTCGTGACGGAGCAGGCAGGCTGATTGCCGATAGCGCTCTGGTGCGGGATGCGGTCGGGCGTCCGCAACTCGGCGGCGTGGCTGGCTATTTGAAGGACGTCATCACCACTCAGGGAGCGGGCTTGTCCGCGCGGTACATTTTGCCGAGCATTTGGCAGCGCAGCGGAATGATGTTCTCGTCCGGGGTGGATGTCGAGGAAGCGTATTTGGCGGGAAAACACGCTTGCTATCATGCCAAGCAGGGGATCAACGGAGCGATGGTCACGCTGCAACGCAAAAAGAGGCCGTTTTACGCTGTGGAATACGGCTCCGTCCCGCTAAAGGAAGTAGCCGGAAAAGAAAAGCTGTTTCCGCTGGAGTGGTACGACGCCGACAGCCATTTTGTCAAAGCCGAGTTTTTTGATTATATCTATCCGCTGATTCAGGGCGAGGTGTCCATTCCAATGAAAAATGGCCTGCCTGCTTACCAGTACTTTATTTCCTGA
- a CDS encoding zinc-binding dehydrogenase: MLAGVFEQVGIFSLQERPVPVIKKADEVRIKVEAASICGTDVHILANPPGHPATAGVIQGHEYVGKVVDAGADVTNVKVGDRVVVDPTLTCGYCDYCQMGYVNMCEHMSTMGIFVDGGWTSYSVVPARNVHKIADSVPPEIAVFAEPLSCVVNGMDKIKVQPGESAVVLGAGPMGQMFIQMLKAAGAGTIIAVDFSDYRLEYARISGANVTVNPKTNDVAKSVQEATKIGADVVIDCVGSLFDQSLTLVRRGGQILLVGMNQHALPPIKQNDITRYEVTVKGTYISNHTFPKVVKVMEAGLLNLERLITHRVPLERITEGIDVMKKGEAIKVIVQPA, translated from the coding sequence ATGTTAGCTGGTGTATTTGAGCAGGTGGGGATATTTTCTTTGCAGGAAAGGCCGGTTCCGGTCATCAAGAAGGCAGATGAAGTACGGATCAAGGTGGAGGCAGCCAGCATATGCGGCACAGACGTGCACATTTTGGCTAACCCTCCGGGGCATCCGGCGACGGCAGGCGTGATTCAGGGACACGAGTACGTCGGAAAAGTGGTAGATGCAGGAGCGGATGTCACGAACGTAAAAGTGGGTGACCGGGTAGTAGTCGATCCGACGCTGACCTGCGGTTACTGTGACTATTGCCAGATGGGATACGTGAACATGTGTGAGCATATGTCGACAATGGGCATTTTCGTAGACGGAGGCTGGACTTCCTACAGTGTCGTCCCTGCCAGAAATGTGCACAAAATTGCTGACTCGGTTCCGCCGGAAATTGCCGTTTTTGCCGAGCCGCTGTCCTGCGTCGTAAACGGCATGGACAAAATCAAGGTGCAGCCGGGCGAGAGTGCTGTCGTGCTGGGCGCAGGGCCGATGGGGCAAATGTTCATCCAGATGCTGAAAGCGGCGGGAGCCGGAACGATCATCGCCGTCGATTTCTCGGATTATCGCTTGGAGTATGCCCGCATATCCGGGGCGAATGTGACGGTGAATCCAAAAACGAATGACGTGGCGAAGTCTGTACAGGAAGCGACGAAAATCGGGGCCGATGTCGTCATCGACTGCGTCGGTTCGCTGTTCGATCAGAGCCTGACGCTGGTGCGCAGAGGGGGACAAATTTTGCTGGTGGGCATGAATCAGCACGCTTTGCCGCCGATCAAGCAAAACGACATTACCCGCTATGAAGTAACGGTAAAAGGCACGTATATCTCGAACCACACGTTCCCGAAGGTAGTGAAGGTCATGGAGGCAGGGCTGCTGAATCTGGAGCGGCTGATTACCCATCGGGTTCCTTTGGAGCGCATCACGGAAGGAATCGACGTGATGAAAAAAGGAGAAGCGATCAAGGTGATTGTGCAGCCCGCGTAA
- the iolD gene encoding 3D-(3,5/4)-trihydroxycyclohexane-1,2-dione acylhydrolase (decyclizing) gives MAKTIRLTMAQALLRFLDNQYISMDGQEQKFVKGVMGIFGHGNVTGMGEALEHFQGELTYIQGKNEQGMAHAAIAYAKQKNRLEIFACTSSIGPGALNMVTAAGTATVNRIPVLFLPGDIFACRQPDPVLQQIENPADYTISSNDAFKPVSKYWDRITRPEQLMTAALNAMRVLTDPVDTGAVTLALPQDVQSEAYDYPAEFFEKRVHFVERRALSAAALARAAEAIRKKARPLIIAGGGVHYSLATAELIRFAEEFGIPVAETQAGKSAVPWDHPLQVGSIGVTGSLAANRLAKEADLIIGVGTRLTDFPTSSKTAFQNPDVEFISINVSTYDALKMNGKAVVADAKEALVAIAGTLRQAEYKSSYSTEAIAALKKEWDEEVDRVCSVERAEGLSQMLALGEINRFLGEKDIIVAAAGSLPGDLHRLWRCKAAKTYHMEYGFSCMGYEVSGAFGVKMASPDQEVYAVCGDGSYLMLHSELVTSIQEGQKFTILLFDNNGFGCIHNLQRGHGSEGFGNEFRYRSEQTNRLTGEYMQIDFASHARSMGAKAYTAHTLEELRAALQQAKEETVTTLIDIKVLPGTCSSGYESWWRLGVAEVSASEKVQAAYKTMNKQIEIAKKM, from the coding sequence ATGGCAAAAACAATCCGCTTAACGATGGCTCAGGCATTGCTGCGATTTTTGGACAATCAATATATTTCCATGGACGGTCAGGAACAAAAATTCGTCAAAGGCGTCATGGGGATTTTCGGGCACGGCAATGTCACAGGGATGGGCGAAGCGCTGGAGCATTTTCAGGGTGAGTTGACCTACATCCAGGGGAAAAACGAGCAAGGAATGGCGCATGCGGCCATTGCCTACGCCAAACAAAAGAATAGGCTTGAGATTTTTGCCTGCACGTCTTCGATTGGGCCCGGCGCCTTGAACATGGTCACAGCCGCCGGGACAGCGACGGTGAACCGGATTCCGGTGCTGTTTTTGCCAGGCGATATTTTTGCCTGCCGCCAGCCTGATCCGGTCTTGCAGCAAATTGAAAACCCTGCTGACTACACGATTTCATCCAACGATGCGTTCAAGCCGGTCAGCAAGTACTGGGACCGCATTACACGTCCCGAGCAGTTGATGACCGCCGCTCTGAACGCGATGAGAGTGCTGACGGACCCGGTCGACACTGGCGCGGTCACCTTGGCTCTACCCCAGGATGTGCAAAGCGAAGCGTACGATTATCCGGCTGAGTTTTTTGAAAAGCGCGTCCATTTCGTCGAAAGAAGAGCGCTGTCGGCTGCTGCGCTCGCACGGGCAGCGGAAGCGATCCGGAAAAAAGCGCGTCCGCTGATTATCGCCGGGGGCGGCGTGCACTACTCGCTCGCTACGGCAGAACTGATTCGCTTCGCCGAGGAATTTGGCATTCCGGTAGCGGAGACGCAAGCGGGAAAAAGCGCTGTGCCTTGGGACCACCCGCTTCAAGTAGGCTCGATTGGCGTCACAGGCTCGCTCGCCGCAAACCGTCTGGCCAAAGAGGCCGATTTGATTATCGGCGTCGGAACGAGACTGACTGACTTCCCTACCTCATCCAAAACGGCCTTCCAAAATCCAGATGTGGAGTTCATCAGCATCAACGTCAGCACCTACGACGCGCTGAAAATGAACGGAAAGGCCGTTGTGGCCGATGCGAAGGAAGCACTGGTCGCGATCGCGGGCACGCTGAGGCAAGCGGAATACAAGTCATCCTACTCGACGGAAGCGATTGCTGCACTGAAGAAGGAGTGGGACGAAGAGGTAGACCGGGTCTGCTCTGTGGAGCGGGCGGAAGGCTTGTCGCAAATGCTTGCGCTGGGCGAGATCAACCGCTTCCTGGGCGAGAAGGACATAATCGTCGCTGCTGCCGGAAGCCTGCCGGGAGATTTGCATCGCTTGTGGAGATGCAAGGCCGCGAAAACGTACCATATGGAATACGGCTTCTCGTGCATGGGCTACGAAGTGTCCGGCGCGTTCGGCGTAAAGATGGCAAGCCCGGATCAGGAAGTGTACGCCGTCTGCGGGGATGGCAGCTATTTGATGCTTCATTCGGAGCTGGTCACGAGCATCCAGGAAGGGCAAAAATTTACGATCCTGCTTTTCGACAACAACGGGTTCGGCTGCATCCACAACCTGCAAAGAGGCCATGGCAGCGAAGGCTTCGGCAACGAATTCCGCTACCGCAGCGAACAGACGAACCGGCTGACGGGGGAGTATATGCAGATTGATTTTGCCAGCCACGCCAGAAGCATGGGGGCGAAGGCATATACGGCCCACACCTTGGAAGAGCTGAGAGCGGCCTTGCAGCAGGCGAAGGAAGAGACTGTCACGACGCTGATTGATATCAAGGTGCTTCCCGGAACGTGCTCGTCCGGCTACGAATCGTGGTGGCGACTGGGGGTAGCGGAAGTATCCGCTAGCGAGAAGGTTCAAGCCGCTTATAAAACGATGAACAAGCAGATCGAGATTGCGAAAAAAATGTAA